The window AAAAAAAATGGGACAATAAAAATCAACAGAATTATTCCGGCAGCGAAAAGTTTTTGTTTTTTGTTGAAAGATGCAAAAAGCTCTTTTATTTTTTCGAAGCTAGGAGCAATTTTTTTGAAAAGCTCAAAGATGCCTTTTTTGTCTTGTTTTTTCTCCTCTATTTCCTGTTTCTCAAGTTCCGCCTTTCTCTTCGCTAGCCTGGCTAAGAATGGCTCGTTGAAAGCGGGAATTGCTGTTTTTTCTTCTATTATAACTTTATTTTCCTCTTTGCCTTCTAAAGATTTTTCATCCGCTAAAGCTTTAGCGGCGGCAGAAGCGGCGGCTGATTTTTCAGCCTCTTCTTTCCTTTCCAATCTTATCTTTCTTTTTTCTTCAAGCCTTAATCTTGCATTTGCTATCAAATGGCGGCTTGTTTTGGCAATATATCTTCCGGCAAGGGATATTCTTTTTTTCGTTTTATTTTTAACCCAATAAAACGCATCGCCAAGTTTTTCTTTAAATGAAAGCCAGAAAAGATTAAAATTGCTTTCTTTTTTCATTTCCTCCTTCCCCTCTTGTATGTAGATGTGCCCTGTTTTCTCGTCGGTATACCCTTTGTTTTCTTCCTGCTTGAGTATTTCGCTCAGTTCTGGGGGGGCTGGTTTCTTCTCTTCAAAAACTTTTTTGCTGAAGACATTGTAAACTTCCGAATGAGATTCTTGAATAATCTTTTTCTCCTCTTTTTTCTCAAAAATATCAACAACAATTACGCCTACGGCATCCAGCTTGTTGGTTAAAGCGGTTTTTATGAATTGGACGAATTTTTCGCGAGGAAAACGATTGGCGCCTTTTTTTATTTCTTCTTGGGAAAAAACTTTAAAGATATCATCTTCGCAGATTATAATCTTGTCATCTCTCTCAAGGCGTCCGCTGGAAACATTGATGAATGTTTTTAGGGGATTAGGCTCGATTTCTTTAGGGGCCATATCGGCGCTTATTTCAGATAATTGCTGATTCCTAAAAAGAAAAACCTTGGCTTTCCCGCAAACGCTAAAATGGAGATTATTTTTTTCCAAAACGCAAACGATGCCGTCTATTTTCCCTAGCCAGGTTACATTTCCTTCTTTGGCAATTTCCGAAAGCGCCAAGTTAACTTTTTTTAGCGCGCAGTCGAAGCTGTTTTCTATAGATTTCTTGGAATTCGCGTAGTATTCTTTTTTGAGGACGGAAGAAAGAAAGTTGACTATATAAGCGGATTCTTCCTGAAAATCTTTTATCCTGAAGAAACCGGTCAAAATCCCAAGATTTTGAAGGGAGACATTTTCTGGATAATGCCTGAATATATCCAGATAAGGACTAAGTTTCGGATTGTTTAAAACCGAAACGACATTCAGGTCTTTTTCCAGAATGGCAAAGTTTTTTTCTTTTTCGTTATTTCTTGGCATATTAAAACAAATTTCCAAACTCTAAGCATCAGCCTTTTATACTATTATAATATAATAATTCAGCCCAAGAAGCAATCAACTTAATGTCAAATTCAAATTTTCAATGACGAATCAATTCTAAAGCCCAAAATCCAAATTTCTGGTATTTGCCATTTGGATTTTGATATTATGAAACTTTACTTTTTCCTCACATTCTGTATACTTATCGTATGGAGGAATGCAGGAAATAATCAATAATTTACTTTGTTTATGGCTGAAATACTGGAGTTTTTGTTTGGTTCAAAGGTGAAAGCTCGTTTATTGCGTTTTTTTCTTATGAATCCGGAACAGGAATTCAATATGGGAGAAGTAAGCGATAAGAACATGTTTAAGGGAACCCAGGCGAGAAGGGCGATAAATGAATTCAAGAGGAACAAATTTATTTTGGAGAGGAAAAAAAATGGAACAAAATGCTACATCCTAAACCAAAAGTTTCCATTTTTGATAGAACTCAAGGGGCTTTTTGTGAAATCAAACATTTATCCGCAGTGTAGCAGTTTAGACAAGCTGAGGACGATAGGAGATGTTAAGCTGGCTCTCATAAGCGGGATATTTCTCAATTGTGCCAAAAGCAAGGCGGATATGGTTTTGGTGGTAAACAATGTCAACAGATCAAAGCTCAAGAATTTGATGGCGAGTATTGAAGCGGAGGTAGGAAGAGAAATCAGCTATGTTCTGATGAACAGCGAAGAATTCAAATATCGCTTAGATATGCTTGACAGGTTTCTTCTGGATTTTCTCGAAGGTCCGCATGATGAACTCATAAACAAAATACCGAGACTCAAGCTTTTTATTTCCGGACTCAAAAAATAATTTTCAATTTTCAATCAAATTCCAATGACTAAATTTTCAATGTTTGAAAATTAAATAATTGAAAATTGAAAATTCATTGTAAATTGGTCATTGATAATTGAAAATTTTCTTAAAATGTTATATCTAGCTTTCATTATATTTGTTATTTTGCTAGCCGTTATCGTCTGGCTTGTTTTCGATATGAAGAAAAAGATGGAAAGCAAGGGAGGAGAAAGGGAAACGGCCATAATTCAGGAGAAATTGGCGATGCTTTTAGATGAAAATAGGGAACTCCGCCGGGCAATGGACAGCAAGTTAGCCGAAACTCACAGCGCCACCCAGAGGCAATATGCACAGTCGTCAAAAATCATTGGTGACATAACTGAAAAACTGACCAGTCTGGAAAAAACCAACCAGCAAGTTATCGGATTTTCCGAACAGCTGAGCAATTTAGAAAAAGTTCTTAAACATCAAAAACAACGCGGTAATTTGGGAGAAGCAGGGTTAAAGATGGTTTTGGAGAATATTTTGCCTCCGGATTCTTTCAAGTTGCAATATCAGTTTCCGGATAATGATACTGTCGATGCGGCTATTTTTACCAAAGAGGGGATTATCCCAGTAGATGCGAAATTTTCCTTGGATAATTATGATCGGTTGATTCATGAGGAAAATGAGGACAAAAAGAATGAGCTGGAAAATGAATTTAAAAAAGATTTGAAAAAAAGAATTGATGAAACAGCGAAATATATCAAGCCAAAATACAACACCCTTGAGTTTGCTTTTATGTTCATACCGGCCGAAGCTATCTACTACGATTTGCTTATAAATGAAGTAGGAGCGGTAAAGGTTAACACGCGAAGCTTGATCGACTATGCTTTTATTGAAAAAAAGGTCATCATAGT is drawn from Parcubacteria group bacterium and contains these coding sequences:
- a CDS encoding DNA recombination protein RmuC → MLYLAFIIFVILLAVIVWLVFDMKKKMESKGGERETAIIQEKLAMLLDENRELRRAMDSKLAETHSATQRQYAQSSKIIGDITEKLTSLEKTNQQVIGFSEQLSNLEKVLKHQKQRGNLGEAGLKMVLENILPPDSFKLQYQFPDNDTVDAAIFTKEGIIPVDAKFSLDNYDRLIHEENEDKKNELENEFKKDLKKRIDETAKYIKPKYNTLEFAFMFIPAEAIYYDLLINEVGAVKVNTRSLIDYAFIEKKVIIVSPTTFSAYLHTVLQGLQALKIEEGAKVIRKNVEALQKHIILYEEYMRKLGSSLSTTVNHYNTASKEFGKIDKDVVKITGGESAIEPIMIERPEIE